From Corynebacterium frankenforstense DSM 45800, the proteins below share one genomic window:
- a CDS encoding formate--tetrahydrofolate ligase: MALTDVDIAQDHTLEPIQDIAAKLDIPAEALHPYGTDKAKVDPTKLPDRGKKGKLVLVTGISPTPAGEGKSTVLIGLADALSRLGHRAAAALREPSQGPVMGIKGGACGGGYSQIVPMADINLHFTGDFHAISAATNTLAALVDNHIHQGNRLNIDPRQVTWQRCIDVNDRALRGVVTGLGGRAHGVPAETSFTITAASEIMAVIGLADGLADLKERLAAITVGYTYDGEPVTAGELGAAGALTVLLKDAVLPNLVQTLGGTPAFVHGGPFANIAHGCNTLAATRAALDCADIVCTEAGFGSDLGAEKFFDIKSRAGDLDVAGTVVVATIRSLKYNGGVDRADLDAEDVDALARGVANLERHVENIRHFGVEPVVALNLFPSDTEAERRWMADWAREFGVELAEAEVWGKGGAGGEALAEKVLAGLGEGSHPIYDPADGVENAIERVAFLIYHAGRVEYSRRAEKDLAALKANGWDKLPVCISKTQYSFSDDPHALGAPENHTLHVRELVPRTGAGFVVALTGDVMTMPGLPKKPAAENIDIDADGRITGLF, translated from the coding sequence ATGGCACTCACCGACGTTGACATCGCGCAAGACCACACCCTCGAGCCCATCCAGGACATCGCCGCGAAGCTGGACATCCCGGCCGAGGCGCTGCACCCCTACGGCACCGACAAGGCGAAGGTGGACCCCACCAAGCTCCCGGACCGCGGTAAGAAGGGCAAGCTCGTCCTGGTCACCGGCATCTCGCCGACCCCGGCCGGCGAGGGCAAGTCGACCGTGCTGATCGGTCTGGCCGACGCCCTGTCCCGTCTCGGCCACCGCGCGGCCGCGGCCCTGCGCGAGCCCTCCCAGGGCCCCGTGATGGGCATCAAGGGCGGCGCCTGCGGCGGCGGCTACTCGCAGATCGTGCCCATGGCGGACATCAACCTGCACTTCACCGGCGACTTCCACGCCATCTCCGCGGCGACCAACACCCTGGCCGCGCTCGTGGACAACCACATCCACCAGGGCAACCGCCTGAACATCGACCCGCGTCAGGTCACCTGGCAGCGCTGCATCGACGTCAACGACCGCGCCCTGCGCGGTGTGGTCACCGGCCTGGGCGGCCGCGCCCACGGCGTGCCCGCCGAGACGAGCTTCACCATCACCGCCGCCAGCGAGATCATGGCCGTCATCGGCCTGGCCGACGGCCTGGCGGACCTCAAGGAGCGCCTCGCGGCGATCACCGTCGGCTACACGTACGACGGCGAGCCGGTCACCGCGGGCGAGCTCGGCGCGGCCGGCGCGCTGACCGTGCTGCTCAAGGACGCCGTGCTGCCGAACCTGGTGCAGACCCTCGGCGGCACCCCGGCCTTCGTGCACGGCGGCCCCTTCGCCAACATCGCCCACGGCTGCAACACGCTGGCCGCCACCCGCGCCGCCCTCGACTGCGCCGACATCGTGTGCACCGAGGCCGGCTTCGGCTCGGACCTCGGCGCCGAGAAGTTCTTCGACATCAAGTCCCGCGCCGGCGACCTCGACGTCGCGGGCACCGTCGTCGTCGCGACCATCCGTTCCCTGAAGTACAACGGCGGCGTGGACCGCGCCGACCTGGACGCCGAGGACGTCGACGCCCTCGCGCGCGGCGTCGCCAATCTCGAGCGCCACGTGGAGAACATCCGTCACTTCGGCGTCGAGCCCGTCGTCGCGCTCAACCTCTTCCCCTCGGACACCGAGGCCGAGCGGCGCTGGATGGCGGACTGGGCGCGCGAGTTCGGCGTCGAGCTCGCCGAGGCCGAGGTCTGGGGCAAGGGCGGCGCCGGCGGCGAGGCGCTCGCCGAGAAGGTGCTCGCCGGCCTGGGCGAGGGCTCGCACCCGATCTACGACCCGGCCGACGGCGTCGAGAACGCCATCGAGCGCGTGGCCTTCCTGATCTACCACGCCGGCCGCGTCGAGTACTCCCGCAGGGCGGAGAAGGACCTGGCCGCGCTCAAGGCCAACGGCTGGGACAAGCTGCCGGTGTGCATCTCGAAGACGCAGTACTCCTTCTCCGACGACCCGCACGCCCTCGGCGCGCCGGAGAACCACACCCTGCACGTGCGCGAGCTCGTCCCGCGCACCGGCGCCGGGTTCGTCGTGGCCCTGACCGGCGACGTGATGACGATGCCGGGCCTGCCGAAGAAGCCGGCCGCCGAGAACATCGACATCGACGCCGACGGCCGCATCACCGGCCTCTTCTAG
- a CDS encoding DUF6230 family protein, which produces MGHIRKLRFAGILGLGLLATAGTGVAMAQGGLSANLALSNTIFTQQVGGIDGTGLALFVDSDEMADGAVGVSRLRIDDATITDLCMSAPVKVPGIGDRKFQMVTDGANTQADNLVIGATEIEGTLTLVKPQIGVDTGQLGGPSGSGGIAAEKLLAKDQVIHASSIAADQLTAAGAKISIEEADGGRC; this is translated from the coding sequence ATGGGTCACATCCGTAAGCTGCGCTTCGCCGGCATCCTCGGCCTCGGCCTGCTGGCCACCGCCGGAACCGGCGTCGCCATGGCGCAGGGCGGGCTCTCCGCCAACCTGGCGCTGTCCAACACCATCTTCACCCAGCAGGTCGGCGGCATCGACGGCACCGGCCTCGCCCTCTTCGTCGACTCCGACGAGATGGCCGACGGCGCCGTGGGCGTCTCGCGCCTGCGCATCGACGACGCGACGATCACCGACCTGTGCATGTCCGCGCCCGTGAAGGTGCCCGGTATCGGCGACCGCAAGTTCCAGATGGTCACCGACGGCGCGAACACCCAGGCCGACAACCTGGTCATCGGCGCCACCGAGATCGAGGGCACGCTGACCCTGGTCAAGCCGCAGATCGGTGTGGACACCGGGCAGCTGGGCGGGCCGTCCGGCTCCGGCGGCATCGCCGCCGAGAAGCTGCTGGCCAAGGACCAGGTCATCCACGCCTCGTCCATCGCCGCCGACCAGCTGACCGCCGCGGGCGCGAAGATCAGCATCGAGGAGGCCGACGGTGGCCGATGCTAG
- a CDS encoding RecB family exonuclease translates to MPAHHSTGKARPLALSPSRAGDYRQCPLLYRFRSIDKLYEPSTVAQVKGTLVHAVLEQMHSWPREERTLPPAVKRLKPTWAEMREKDPQLDELVPEEDMLGFLVECRELLKGYFRMENPQGFDADSTERYVHMVLPNGVPVRGFIDRVDVAPTGEVRVVDYKTGKKPPRRFSEQAFFQMRFYALVYWRLFGRIPDQLRLMYLKVIDSLYLTPGPQELEYFERDLGRLWAGVVADGEAGTFRPKTSKLCGWCSFQDICPAFGGTPPEYPGWPGAAES, encoded by the coding sequence ATGCCCGCCCACCACTCGACCGGGAAGGCGCGCCCGCTGGCGCTGTCGCCCTCGCGCGCCGGGGACTACCGGCAGTGCCCGCTGCTCTACCGCTTCCGCAGCATCGACAAGCTCTACGAGCCCTCCACCGTCGCCCAGGTCAAGGGCACCCTGGTGCACGCGGTGCTCGAGCAGATGCACTCCTGGCCGCGCGAGGAGCGCACGCTGCCGCCGGCGGTCAAGCGGCTCAAGCCGACATGGGCGGAGATGCGCGAGAAGGACCCGCAGCTCGACGAGCTCGTGCCCGAAGAGGACATGCTCGGCTTCCTGGTCGAGTGCCGCGAGCTGCTCAAGGGGTACTTCCGGATGGAGAACCCGCAGGGCTTCGACGCGGACTCCACCGAGCGCTACGTGCACATGGTGCTGCCCAACGGCGTGCCCGTGCGCGGGTTCATCGACCGAGTCGACGTCGCGCCGACCGGCGAGGTGCGCGTGGTCGACTACAAGACCGGCAAGAAGCCCCCGCGGCGCTTCTCCGAGCAGGCGTTCTTCCAGATGCGCTTCTACGCGCTGGTCTACTGGCGCCTCTTCGGGCGCATCCCCGACCAGCTGCGGCTGATGTACCTCAAGGTCATCGACTCGCTGTATCTGACGCCGGGCCCGCAGGAGCTGGAGTACTTCGAGCGCGACCTCGGCCGGCTGTGGGCCGGCGTCGTGGCGGACGGCGAGGCCGGGACGTTCCGGCCGAAGACCTCGAAGCTGTGCGGGTGGTGCTCCTTCCAGGACATCTGCCCCGCCTTCGGCGGCACCCCGCCGGAGTACCCGGGGTGGCCGGGCGCGGCCGAGAGTTGA
- a CDS encoding M18 family aminopeptidase: MSEAADFLDFLRATPSSFHAAAEVAARLEAAGFSRQDPGTPWDATPGGHVLVSGGATVAWWVPASASPASAFRVVGAHNDSPGFVVKPKAEFTAAGWRQLAVEVYGGPIIPSWFDRDLELAGRLALRDGSTALVRTGSIARIPHLAIHLYRSNDFEPDRQRHVQPVLGPEGTGRPLKESLADAAGVAVGDIVAADLITVDAQGPAELGGMLAAGRLDNLTSVWAGLEAITAASREVPEGSDVLVLAAFDHEEVGSASPTGAGGPLLTRVLERTARALGADGDARAAMFERSFCVSADAAHSVHPNYPEKHDPGHHPILGRGPVTKINANQRYSSTAVTVARWRAALAAAGVRGQDFVGNNAVPCGSTIGPISATRTGVPTVDVGVPLLSMHSARELCDPADVAGLAAALTAYYRL; encoded by the coding sequence ATGTCCGAAGCAGCTGACTTCCTCGACTTCCTCCGCGCCACTCCGAGCTCCTTCCACGCCGCCGCCGAGGTCGCCGCCCGCCTCGAGGCCGCCGGTTTCTCCCGCCAGGACCCCGGCACGCCCTGGGACGCCACGCCGGGCGGGCACGTGCTCGTCTCCGGCGGGGCCACCGTGGCCTGGTGGGTGCCGGCCTCCGCCTCGCCGGCCTCGGCCTTCCGCGTCGTCGGCGCGCACAACGACTCGCCGGGCTTCGTGGTCAAGCCGAAGGCCGAGTTCACCGCCGCCGGCTGGCGCCAGCTGGCCGTCGAGGTCTACGGCGGGCCGATCATCCCGTCGTGGTTCGACCGCGACCTCGAGCTCGCCGGCCGCCTGGCGCTGCGCGACGGCTCGACGGCGCTCGTGCGCACCGGCTCGATCGCGCGCATCCCGCACCTGGCCATCCACCTCTACCGCTCCAACGACTTCGAGCCGGACCGCCAGCGCCACGTCCAGCCGGTGCTCGGCCCCGAGGGGACGGGCCGGCCGCTCAAGGAGTCGCTTGCCGACGCCGCGGGGGTCGCCGTCGGCGACATCGTCGCCGCCGACCTGATCACCGTCGACGCCCAGGGGCCCGCCGAGCTGGGCGGGATGCTCGCCGCCGGCCGCCTGGACAACCTGACCAGCGTGTGGGCCGGCCTCGAGGCCATCACGGCCGCCTCCCGCGAGGTCCCCGAGGGCAGCGACGTCCTCGTCCTCGCGGCCTTCGACCACGAGGAGGTCGGCTCCGCCTCGCCGACGGGTGCCGGCGGCCCGTTGCTCACCCGCGTGCTCGAGCGCACCGCGCGGGCGCTGGGCGCCGACGGGGACGCCCGTGCCGCGATGTTCGAGCGCTCCTTCTGCGTGTCCGCGGACGCCGCGCACTCGGTGCACCCGAACTACCCGGAGAAGCACGACCCGGGCCACCACCCGATCCTCGGGCGTGGCCCCGTGACCAAGATCAACGCCAACCAGCGCTACTCCTCGACGGCCGTGACCGTGGCCCGCTGGCGCGCCGCGCTGGCCGCCGCCGGGGTGCGCGGGCAGGACTTCGTCGGCAACAACGCCGTGCCCTGCGGCTCGACCATCGGGCCGATCTCGGCGACGCGCACGGGTGTGCCGACCGTCGACGTCGGCGTGCCGCTGCTGTCCATGCACTCGGCGCGCGAGCTGTGCGACCCGGCCGACGTGGCCGGGCTCGCCGCCGCGCTGACCGCCTACTACCGCCTCTAA
- a CDS encoding tRNA (adenine-N1)-methyltransferase — protein MAYSGPFQPGDRVQLTDPKRRHHTIVLEDGGVFFTHKGEIHHDDIIGLDEGSVVLSQLGSEYLCFRHLYVDHVLSMPRGAAVVYPKDTAQILVEGDIFPGARVLEAGAGSGALTIALLRAVGEPGEVHSWEIREDHLGFARENVAAYFGGEPDNWHPHLGDLGDVTVEDTGGQVDRVILDMVEPWHFLDTVRDLLIPGGVLMTYVTTVPQLMNTMEGIRGTGSFAEPRAWETLLREWRVEGKATRPEHRMNAHTAFLVWARRLADGVTPPHPQRRARR, from the coding sequence ATGGCCTACTCCGGCCCCTTCCAGCCGGGCGACCGCGTCCAGCTGACCGACCCGAAGCGTCGGCACCACACCATCGTCCTCGAGGACGGCGGGGTGTTCTTCACCCACAAGGGCGAGATCCACCACGACGACATCATCGGCCTCGACGAGGGCTCCGTGGTGCTCTCCCAGCTGGGCAGCGAGTACCTCTGCTTCCGCCACCTCTACGTCGACCACGTGCTCTCCATGCCGCGCGGCGCGGCCGTGGTCTACCCGAAGGACACCGCCCAGATCCTCGTCGAGGGCGACATCTTCCCGGGCGCCCGCGTCCTCGAGGCCGGCGCCGGCTCCGGGGCGCTGACCATCGCGCTGCTGCGCGCGGTGGGGGAGCCCGGCGAGGTGCACTCCTGGGAGATCCGTGAGGACCACCTCGGCTTCGCCCGCGAGAACGTCGCCGCCTACTTCGGCGGCGAGCCCGACAACTGGCACCCGCACCTCGGCGACCTCGGCGACGTCACGGTCGAGGACACCGGCGGCCAGGTCGACCGCGTGATCCTCGACATGGTCGAGCCCTGGCACTTCCTGGACACCGTGCGCGACCTGCTCATCCCCGGCGGCGTGCTGATGACCTACGTGACCACCGTGCCGCAGCTGATGAACACGATGGAGGGCATCCGCGGGACGGGCAGCTTCGCCGAGCCGCGCGCCTGGGAGACCCTGCTGCGCGAGTGGCGCGTCGAGGGCAAGGCCACCCGCCCGGAGCACCGCATGAACGCGCACACCGCCTTCCTGGTCTGGGCGCGCCGCCTGGCCGACGGGGTGACCCCGCCGCACCCGCAGCGCCGCGCCCGGCGCTGA
- the arc gene encoding proteasome ATPase has translation MNSPESFDQHRRREAATAAARERERTGANELQKLRDETAELNRTNRYLGARNAKLAEMLKSSRDKLANLYQQIEAMAEPPSTYGIFLERSDDGQSAEIVTSGRRLRVPMSPMVCQADLRPGIRVRLGQNHQLIEAAGFLETGELGTLVELLGRERAIVADSTGEQRVVALAGRLIEAGTRTPRAGDSVLFDRRSGWAFEVIPKADVARLSLEEVPDVTYADIGGLDEQIEQIHDAVELPFAHPELYRAYDLRPPKGVLLYGPPGCGKTLIAKAVANSLARRAGEDTQSYFLNVKGPELLNKYVGETERQIRVIFERARELAGAGRPVIIFFDEMESLFRTRGSGRSSDVETTVVPQLLAELDGVEGLSNVIVIGATNREELIDPALLRPGRLDVKIRVERPGPEQARDIFARYLGGTVPMAAPAGELIDAAVEALFTPRPYVELEYSDGSTRELCYHDFVSGAMIANIVDRAKKLAIKDLIAAGGALDDAASAGVSAHHLQLAVAAEEHESEDLPNTSNPDEWSRITGEKGRRVVEVRTLG, from the coding sequence ATGAATTCGCCGGAGTCCTTCGACCAGCACCGCCGCCGCGAGGCCGCCACCGCCGCCGCCAGGGAGCGCGAGCGGACCGGCGCCAACGAGCTGCAGAAGCTGCGCGACGAGACCGCGGAGCTCAACCGCACCAACCGCTACCTCGGCGCGCGCAACGCGAAGCTCGCCGAGATGCTCAAGAGCTCGCGCGACAAGCTGGCCAACCTCTACCAGCAGATCGAGGCGATGGCCGAGCCGCCGTCGACCTACGGCATCTTCCTCGAGCGCTCGGATGACGGGCAGTCCGCCGAGATCGTCACCTCGGGCCGCCGGCTGCGCGTGCCCATGTCGCCGATGGTCTGCCAGGCCGACCTGCGCCCGGGCATCCGCGTGCGCCTGGGCCAGAACCACCAGCTCATCGAGGCCGCGGGCTTCCTGGAGACCGGCGAGCTGGGCACCCTGGTCGAGCTGCTCGGCCGCGAGCGCGCCATCGTCGCCGACAGCACCGGCGAGCAGCGCGTCGTCGCCCTGGCCGGTCGCCTCATCGAGGCCGGCACGCGCACCCCGCGCGCCGGCGACTCGGTGCTCTTCGACCGCCGCTCCGGCTGGGCCTTCGAGGTCATCCCGAAGGCCGACGTCGCCCGGCTCTCCCTCGAGGAGGTCCCGGACGTCACCTACGCCGACATCGGCGGCCTCGACGAGCAGATCGAGCAGATCCACGACGCCGTCGAGCTGCCCTTCGCCCACCCCGAGCTCTACCGCGCCTACGACCTGCGCCCGCCGAAGGGCGTGCTGCTCTACGGCCCGCCCGGCTGCGGCAAGACGCTCATCGCCAAGGCCGTGGCCAACTCGCTGGCCCGCCGCGCCGGCGAGGACACGCAGTCCTACTTCCTCAACGTCAAGGGCCCGGAGCTGCTCAACAAGTACGTCGGCGAGACCGAGCGCCAGATCCGCGTGATCTTCGAGCGCGCCCGGGAGCTCGCCGGCGCCGGCCGCCCGGTGATCATCTTCTTCGACGAGATGGAGTCGCTCTTCCGCACCCGCGGCTCGGGCCGCAGCTCGGACGTGGAGACCACCGTCGTCCCGCAGCTGCTCGCCGAGCTCGACGGCGTCGAGGGCCTGAGCAACGTCATCGTCATCGGCGCGACCAACCGCGAGGAGCTCATCGACCCCGCGCTGCTGCGCCCCGGCCGACTCGACGTCAAGATCCGCGTCGAGCGCCCCGGACCCGAGCAGGCCCGCGACATCTTCGCCCGCTACCTGGGCGGCACCGTGCCGATGGCCGCGCCGGCCGGGGAGCTCATCGACGCCGCCGTCGAGGCCCTGTTCACCCCGCGGCCCTACGTCGAGCTCGAGTACTCCGACGGCTCGACGCGCGAGCTCTGCTACCACGACTTCGTCTCGGGCGCGATGATCGCCAACATCGTCGACCGCGCGAAGAAGCTGGCGATCAAGGACCTCATCGCCGCCGGCGGGGCGCTTGACGACGCCGCGTCGGCCGGCGTGAGTGCGCACCACCTGCAGTTGGCGGTCGCCGCCGAGGAGCACGAGAGCGAGGACCTGCCCAACACCTCGAACCCGGACGAGTGGAGCCGGATCACGGGGGAGAAGGGCCGCCGCGTCGTCGAGGTGCGCACGCTCGGCTGA
- the dop gene encoding depupylase/deamidase Dop: protein MSRFLGTETEYGIATPSRPELSPIVTSTHVVVAYAAVETGARFRWDFQDESPLRDARGFDLRRYRTVPVVNSDALGVANVVLDNGARYYVDHAHPEYSAPECRSAFQAMVYDAAGDVILNRAAADIAELARQDVSVLKNHEPCPPVKIYKNNVDGKGASYGSHENYQYSRDTDFGVLAASLIPFFVTRQVVVGAGRMGRGEKGEEDGFQISQRADYFCQPISLETTLNRGIINTRDEPHADPDSYGRLHVIIGDANMSQTANLLKLGMTALVIDAVEAGVDFSDLKLADPVAELKAVSHDLTLTHRLTLADGRELTALEILAAYRDRVTAGDAEDERVLAAWDEVCGLLARDPLAAAGILDWPTKWQLISSYMERGVPVDDAKLKLIDLQYTDIDPARSLYHALVRAGRMRTLVSPEEIERAADTPPADSRAWLRGTVVSRFAEDVAAASWQSLALRVPGGLARVGIPATDGATEAELGAAVGAASDAEALVAALEAAGLPVERVADQ from the coding sequence ATGTCACGTTTCCTGGGCACCGAGACCGAGTACGGCATCGCCACCCCGAGCCGGCCTGAGCTCTCGCCGATCGTCACCTCCACCCACGTCGTCGTCGCCTACGCGGCGGTGGAGACCGGCGCGCGCTTCCGCTGGGACTTCCAGGACGAGTCGCCGCTGCGCGACGCCCGCGGCTTCGACCTGCGCCGCTACCGCACCGTGCCGGTGGTCAACTCCGACGCGCTCGGCGTGGCCAACGTCGTCCTCGACAACGGCGCGCGCTACTACGTCGACCACGCGCACCCCGAGTACTCCGCCCCGGAGTGCCGCTCGGCGTTCCAGGCGATGGTCTACGACGCCGCCGGCGACGTCATCCTCAACCGGGCCGCCGCCGACATCGCGGAGCTGGCCCGCCAGGACGTCTCCGTGCTCAAGAACCACGAGCCGTGCCCGCCGGTGAAGATCTACAAGAACAACGTCGACGGCAAGGGCGCGTCCTACGGCTCCCACGAGAACTACCAGTACTCCCGCGACACCGACTTCGGGGTGCTGGCCGCGAGCCTCATCCCGTTCTTCGTCACCCGCCAGGTCGTCGTCGGCGCCGGGCGCATGGGTCGCGGCGAGAAGGGCGAGGAGGACGGCTTCCAGATCTCCCAGCGCGCCGACTACTTCTGCCAGCCGATCTCGCTGGAGACCACGCTCAACCGCGGCATCATCAACACCCGCGACGAGCCGCACGCCGACCCCGACTCCTACGGGCGCCTGCACGTCATCATCGGCGACGCGAACATGTCCCAGACCGCCAACCTGCTCAAGCTCGGCATGACCGCCCTGGTCATCGACGCCGTGGAGGCCGGGGTCGACTTCTCCGACCTCAAGCTCGCCGACCCCGTCGCCGAGCTCAAGGCCGTCTCGCACGACCTGACGCTGACCCACCGGCTGACCCTGGCCGACGGCCGCGAGCTGACGGCCCTCGAGATCCTCGCCGCCTACCGGGACCGCGTCACGGCCGGCGACGCCGAGGACGAGCGCGTGCTCGCCGCCTGGGACGAGGTCTGCGGACTGCTCGCCCGGGACCCGCTGGCGGCGGCCGGCATCCTCGACTGGCCGACGAAGTGGCAGCTGATCTCCTCCTACATGGAGCGCGGCGTGCCCGTCGACGACGCGAAGCTGAAGCTGATCGACCTGCAGTACACCGACATCGACCCGGCCAGGAGCCTCTACCACGCGCTCGTGCGCGCCGGCCGGATGCGCACGCTCGTCTCGCCCGAGGAGATCGAGCGCGCCGCGGACACCCCGCCGGCCGACTCGCGCGCCTGGCTGCGCGGCACCGTCGTCTCCCGCTTCGCCGAGGACGTCGCCGCCGCCAGCTGGCAGTCCCTGGCCCTGCGCGTGCCCGGGGGACTTGCCCGCGTCGGCATCCCCGCCACCGACGGGGCGACCGAGGCCGAGCTCGGCGCGGCCGTCGGAGCGGCGTCCGACGCGGAGGCGCTCGTGGCCGCGCTCGAGGCCGCGGGCCTGCCCGTCGAGCGAGTCGCCGATCAGTGA
- a CDS encoding ubiquitin-like protein Pup: MTQKNTQIQPGGGRDDSEESGLDSAAGQVQVNTQGTDDLLDEIDGLLETNAEEFVNAYVQKGGQ; this comes from the coding sequence GTGACACAGAAGAACACCCAGATCCAGCCGGGCGGCGGCCGGGACGACTCCGAGGAGTCCGGCCTCGATTCCGCCGCGGGCCAGGTGCAGGTCAACACCCAGGGCACCGACGATCTCCTCGACGAGATCGACGGCCTGCTCGAGACCAACGCCGAGGAGTTCGTCAACGCCTACGTCCAGAAGGGCGGGCAGTAG
- the pafA gene encoding Pup--protein ligase: protein MGEVFTRRIMGLETEYGITAVADGHRALGPDEISRYLFRPVVAEYSSSNVFIPNGARLYLDVGAHPEYATAECDGLSQLVAHHVAGDRVVDDLAVRAEQAVAADGIDAQVYLFKNNVDSLGNSYGCHENYLVGRSAVLKTLGRDLMPFLVTRQLVCGAGLVTRPRGDRPAEFLLSQRADQVWESVSSATTRSRPVINTRDEPHADSHRFRRMHVIVGDSNMAEPTTALKVGSMLLMLELAEAGAGLPTVELKQPVAQGRVVARDVTGRAELECADGSTTCALEIQRACCAAARAWLAERPDAASGTSTAEMTRVVELWERALDAVDSGELDRVGRQIDWVIKRNLLERYRDRLGGDWAHPKLAQVDLAYHDIRPGRGLYALLAARGLVEHWVDEAEIAAAVETAPATTRARARGEFLAAARAAGSQVTCDWQRLKVTRPEPETLELADPFEPHPEGLGHMVELAGAPR, encoded by the coding sequence ATGGGGGAGGTCTTCACCCGCCGCATCATGGGCCTGGAGACCGAGTACGGCATCACCGCCGTGGCCGACGGGCACCGCGCCCTCGGCCCCGACGAGATCTCGCGCTACCTCTTCCGCCCGGTGGTCGCCGAGTACTCGAGCTCGAACGTCTTCATCCCCAACGGCGCGCGCCTCTACCTCGACGTCGGGGCGCACCCGGAGTACGCCACCGCCGAGTGCGACGGGCTGAGCCAGCTGGTGGCCCACCACGTCGCCGGCGACCGCGTCGTCGACGATCTCGCGGTGCGCGCCGAGCAGGCCGTGGCCGCCGACGGCATCGACGCGCAAGTCTACCTGTTCAAAAACAACGTCGACTCGCTGGGCAACTCCTACGGCTGCCACGAGAACTACCTCGTCGGCCGCTCCGCCGTGCTCAAGACGCTGGGCCGCGACCTGATGCCCTTCCTGGTCACCCGCCAGCTCGTCTGCGGCGCCGGCCTGGTCACCCGCCCCCGCGGCGACCGCCCGGCCGAGTTCCTGCTCTCGCAGCGCGCCGACCAGGTCTGGGAGAGCGTGTCCTCGGCGACCACGCGCTCGCGCCCGGTGATCAACACCCGCGACGAGCCGCACGCCGACTCCCACCGCTTCCGCCGGATGCACGTCATCGTCGGCGACTCGAACATGGCCGAGCCCACCACCGCGCTCAAGGTCGGCTCCATGCTGCTCATGCTCGAGCTCGCGGAGGCCGGCGCCGGCCTGCCCACCGTCGAGCTGAAGCAGCCCGTGGCCCAGGGGCGCGTCGTCGCCCGCGACGTCACCGGGCGCGCCGAGCTCGAGTGCGCCGACGGCTCGACCACCTGCGCCCTCGAGATCCAGCGCGCCTGCTGCGCGGCCGCCCGCGCCTGGCTCGCCGAGCGTCCCGACGCTGCCTCAGGCACCTCGACCGCCGAGATGACCCGCGTCGTCGAGCTGTGGGAGCGCGCGCTGGACGCCGTCGACTCCGGCGAGCTCGACCGGGTCGGCCGCCAGATCGACTGGGTGATCAAGCGCAACCTGCTCGAGCGCTACCGCGACCGCCTCGGCGGCGACTGGGCGCACCCCAAGCTCGCCCAGGTGGACCTCGCCTACCACGACATCCGCCCCGGCCGCGGGCTCTACGCCCTGCTCGCCGCGCGCGGACTGGTCGAGCACTGGGTCGACGAGGCCGAGATCGCCGCCGCCGTCGAGACGGCCCCGGCGACCACCCGCGCCCGGGCCCGCGGGGAGTTCCTCGCCGCGGCACGTGCGGCCGGCTCCCAGGTCACCTGCGACTGGCAGCGCCTCAAGGTCACCCGCCCCGAGCCGGAGACCCTCGAGCTCGCCGACCCCTTCGAGCCGCACCCGGAGGGCCTCGGGCACATGGTGGAACTGGCCGGAGCCCCGCGATGA